A genomic stretch from Borrelia hispanica CRI includes:
- the tpiA gene encoding triose-phosphate isomerase, whose product MRKVFLAGNWKMHYTSVEAADVAKQIVDGVYNINNNVVVMITPTFTSLCKVCRVTKGTNVLLGAQNMSYESSGARTSEIAPSMLLEFGVDYVILGHSECRTYLGENDEIINKKVLTGLKHPFKYLILCVGETLEEREKGKTLDVVLNQVRNGLVSVYESDLQRIILAYEPVWAIGTGKTATKEEAQEVHKAIRLEIQSLYSKSAADNIIIQYGGSVNVDNVEGLMGESDIDGALIGGASLKADSFLKIINKISK is encoded by the coding sequence ATGAGAAAGGTTTTCTTAGCAGGAAATTGGAAAATGCATTATACAAGTGTAGAGGCTGCAGATGTTGCTAAACAGATTGTAGATGGTGTCTACAATATTAATAATAATGTGGTGGTTATGATAACACCTACATTTACGTCCCTTTGTAAAGTTTGTAGGGTGACTAAGGGAACCAATGTTCTTCTTGGTGCTCAAAATATGTCTTATGAGAGTAGCGGCGCTAGAACAAGTGAAATTGCGCCTTCTATGCTTTTGGAATTTGGGGTTGATTACGTAATACTTGGACATTCTGAATGTAGAACATATCTTGGAGAAAATGATGAAATTATAAATAAGAAAGTTCTTACAGGACTTAAACATCCATTTAAATATTTGATTCTCTGTGTTGGAGAAACCCTTGAAGAGAGAGAAAAAGGTAAAACTTTAGATGTAGTTTTGAATCAGGTTAGAAATGGATTAGTATCTGTATATGAATCTGATCTTCAGAGAATAATTTTAGCTTATGAACCTGTATGGGCAATTGGGACAGGAAAGACAGCAACAAAAGAAGAAGCACAAGAAGTGCATAAGGCAATTAGGCTTGAAATTCAATCATTATATTCAAAATCGGCAGCAGATAATATTATTATTCAATATGGTGGTTCTGTTAATGTTGACAATGTTGAAGGTTTAATGGGTGAAAGCGATATTGATGGAGCATTAATTGGTGGTGCGTCTTTAAAAGCAGATTCGTTTTTAAAGATAATTAATAAAATATCGAAATAA
- the secG gene encoding preprotein translocase subunit SecG, translating into MELVRFLVFVFFVITSFMIILLVLFQDEQGDGIGGVFGGGSSSIFGARSSSVAIKITAFFIILFFVFVIALSFINTKRVDSDLLKNVKVDEKSSTFWDDDKNKNNEDALNKETLNKENQEDK; encoded by the coding sequence TTGGAGTTAGTTAGATTTTTAGTATTTGTCTTTTTTGTTATTACTTCATTTATGATTATTTTGTTAGTATTGTTTCAAGATGAACAAGGCGATGGCATTGGAGGAGTGTTTGGAGGTGGAAGTTCTTCTATTTTTGGGGCAAGATCTTCAAGTGTTGCAATAAAAATTACAGCATTTTTTATTATTCTTTTTTTTGTTTTTGTAATTGCATTGTCTTTTATTAATACCAAACGAGTTGATAGTGATTTGTTAAAAAATGTTAAAGTTGATGAGAAGAGTTCAACTTTTTGGGATGATGATAAAAATAAAAATAATGAAGATGCTTTAAATAAAGAAACTTTAAATAAAGAGAATCAAGAAGATAAATAA
- the ung gene encoding uracil-DNA glycosylase, translated as MEVKIEESWKEMLKSEFCKGYFKRLVSFIKNEYKTKKDKIFPPPRLIFNAFDTLPFKDIKVVILGQDPYHGKGQANGLAFSVNPDIKIPPSLQNIFKEIEKSLKIKTIPNGDLTRWAEQGTFLLNSILTVEEGRPSSHKDIGWEIFTNEVIKIISKNLNNVVFMLWGNFAKGKKELIDISKHLILETSHPSPYSAHNGFLGSNHFSKTLRYLQEHNKTPINFQ; from the coding sequence GTGGAAGTAAAAATTGAAGAATCTTGGAAAGAAATGTTAAAAAGTGAATTTTGCAAAGGATACTTTAAAAGACTTGTAAGTTTCATAAAAAATGAATATAAAACTAAAAAGGATAAAATATTTCCACCACCAAGATTAATATTTAATGCATTTGATACCTTACCATTTAAAGATATTAAAGTGGTGATACTTGGACAAGATCCATACCACGGAAAAGGACAAGCTAATGGTTTGGCATTTTCTGTTAATCCAGACATCAAGATACCTCCATCATTACAAAATATTTTTAAAGAAATAGAGAAAAGTTTAAAAATAAAAACTATTCCAAATGGAGATTTAACACGATGGGCAGAACAGGGAACGTTTTTGCTAAATTCAATATTAACAGTAGAAGAAGGTCGCCCATCATCTCATAAGGATATTGGTTGGGAAATTTTTACAAACGAAGTAATAAAAATCATCTCAAAAAATTTAAATAATGTTGTATTTATGTTATGGGGTAATTTTGCAAAGGGAAAAAAAGAATTAATAGATATATCAAAACATTTAATCCTTGAAACAAGCCACCCCTCTCCTTATTCTGCACACAATGGATTTTTAGGTTCAAACCACTTTAGTAAAACTTTAAGATATCTACAAGAACACAACAAAACCCCAATAAATTTCCAATAA
- a CDS encoding TrmH family RNA methyltransferase: MVSDTLKRIEILAELITRRRRERIDEVLNNRTNYLTLVLEDIFQSQNASATMRTIEILGLSNIHIIETNNKYILNPGVVLGASKWIGINKYKCVKVAFEHLKANGYKIVATSLDNEAISLEDFPIDTKMAVFFGTELTGLSHTILQNADLHLKIPMYGFTQSYNLSVAVAIVFYSLINRLRSSSIDYLLNEDEKLNLKLEYYRKIIKRYKIIEKL; encoded by the coding sequence ATGGTCAGTGATACATTGAAAAGAATAGAGATATTGGCTGAATTGATAACTCGAAGAAGACGAGAGAGAATAGATGAAGTATTAAATAATCGTACAAATTATTTGACACTTGTACTTGAAGATATTTTTCAATCTCAAAATGCAAGTGCTACAATGCGTACAATTGAGATTTTAGGACTTAGTAATATTCATATTATTGAGACTAATAATAAGTATATTTTAAATCCAGGTGTTGTTCTTGGAGCTTCAAAATGGATAGGTATTAATAAATATAAATGTGTAAAAGTTGCATTTGAACATTTAAAAGCTAATGGGTATAAAATAGTAGCTACATCATTAGATAATGAAGCCATATCTCTTGAAGATTTTCCAATTGATACTAAAATGGCAGTATTTTTTGGAACAGAATTAACGGGTCTTAGCCATACAATTTTGCAAAATGCTGATTTGCATTTAAAAATACCAATGTATGGATTTACACAAAGTTATAATCTCTCTGTAGCTGTAGCTATAGTCTTTTATTCTTTAATTAATCGTTTAAGAAGTAGTTCTATTGATTATTTGCTAAATGAAGATGAAAAGTTAAACTTAAAGCTTGAATATTATAGAAAAATTATAAAAAGGTACAAAATCATTGAGAAATTGTAG
- a CDS encoding queuosine precursor transporter: protein MIDMILWIILITFVYSQLTLLYYLFDKSGLFCFNIIMSILSNLIILKKVTIFEQQISLSGITFLSILCSLNLITEKYNEKSAIESITLNMLTHITFVIMIHFTLYFHQNEFDTSNIHLKVLFYNASYISIIFTGTYIIFLSNYVNIKVYSILQKNNINNKWIIHNVSRFCSSCIAYMLANISMYIIEQLYPGNNINMVKSSWPFTIAIMIIDTFIYCFLNKLKTRKTTISQ, encoded by the coding sequence ATGATAGACATGATTTTATGGATAATTTTAATAACATTTGTATATTCACAATTGACATTATTGTACTACCTATTTGACAAATCGGGACTTTTTTGTTTTAACATAATAATGAGTATACTTTCAAATCTCATTATATTAAAGAAAGTGACTATATTTGAACAACAAATTAGCCTATCAGGCATAACCTTTTTATCAATACTTTGTTCGCTAAATTTAATTACAGAAAAATACAATGAAAAATCAGCTATAGAGTCAATAACATTAAATATGCTCACACATATCACTTTTGTAATAATGATACATTTTACACTCTATTTTCATCAAAATGAGTTTGATACTTCTAACATACACTTAAAAGTATTGTTCTACAATGCTTCTTATATTTCAATAATTTTCACTGGAACATATATCATATTTTTATCTAACTATGTGAACATAAAAGTATATTCTATACTACAAAAAAACAATATAAACAACAAATGGATAATTCACAATGTATCAAGATTCTGCTCTTCTTGTATAGCCTATATGTTAGCAAATATTTCAATGTACATAATAGAACAACTATATCCTGGAAATAACATTAACATGGTAAAAAGTTCATGGCCCTTTACCATTGCAATAATGATAATTGACACCTTTATATATTGTTTCCTAAACAAGCTAAAAACTAGAAAAACTACAATTTCTCAATGA
- a CDS encoding queuosine precursor transporter, which translates to MNNEMLWCIMLICTYSILIITYNFFGQKGLLAWLVSSVIIANIQVLKQITIFGLHATLGNILYASSYVATDILSEIYGHKNSKKAVYIGFISFIAFAFITNIQLYFSTNNSDIYLENLENVFSSIPILLIASIIAYIISQLNDIYLFRLIKEKFPRFLFIRSNGSTLVSEFIDTTIFVSIATYFNIFPKEAYFNIIISTYFIKGIAGIMGTPFIYIAKYIYQNKKIQINE; encoded by the coding sequence TTGAACAACGAAATGCTATGGTGCATCATGCTAATTTGCACTTATTCGATTTTAATTATTACGTATAACTTTTTTGGACAAAAAGGCTTACTAGCGTGGCTAGTATCATCCGTAATTATTGCAAACATTCAAGTTTTAAAGCAAATTACAATATTTGGATTGCATGCAACACTGGGCAATATTCTTTATGCATCATCATATGTTGCAACAGATATTTTATCAGAAATTTATGGTCATAAAAATTCAAAAAAAGCAGTTTATATTGGATTTATAAGTTTTATAGCATTTGCATTTATTACAAACATTCAACTTTATTTTTCAACAAATAATTCTGACATATATTTAGAAAATTTGGAAAATGTTTTCTCTTCAATTCCAATTTTATTAATTGCATCAATTATCGCATATATAATATCTCAATTAAACGATATATACCTATTTCGTTTAATAAAAGAAAAATTCCCAAGATTCTTGTTTATAAGAAGCAACGGATCAACATTAGTAAGTGAATTTATAGATACGACAATTTTTGTAAGCATTGCAACATATTTTAATATATTCCCAAAAGAAGCCTATTTTAATATCATAATATCAACATATTTTATTAAAGGAATCGCAGGCATCATGGGCACTCCATTTATTTATATTGCAAAATACATATATCAGAATAAAAAAATCCAAATTAATGAGTAA
- a CDS encoding ribonuclease HII has product MICGIDEVGRGCIFGPVLSAAVIFKSKPSFLNELDDSKKLTKTKREYLSSLILENAHYAFADISNEIIDKINIHNASLLAMQIAYQKLNIECNLVLVDGKFIPKIQAKQIRAIIKGDSMIDEIKAASIIAKVQRDKLMDEYDKTYPLYGLKKNKGYPTKEHKDAIKKYGILSLHRKSFQLI; this is encoded by the coding sequence ATGATTTGTGGAATTGATGAGGTTGGAAGAGGATGCATTTTTGGCCCAGTCTTAAGTGCAGCTGTTATTTTTAAAAGTAAACCCAGCTTTTTAAATGAACTAGATGATTCAAAAAAACTTACCAAAACAAAAAGAGAATATCTCTCATCATTAATACTAGAGAATGCACATTATGCGTTTGCAGATATATCCAATGAAATTATTGATAAAATCAATATTCATAATGCTTCACTCCTTGCAATGCAAATCGCATATCAAAAGTTAAATATAGAATGCAATTTAGTACTTGTAGATGGAAAATTCATCCCCAAAATACAAGCTAAACAAATTAGAGCAATAATTAAAGGGGATTCTATGATCGATGAAATAAAAGCAGCATCAATTATTGCAAAAGTACAAAGAGATAAATTGATGGATGAATATGACAAAACTTATCCCCTATACGGACTTAAAAAAAACAAAGGATATCCAACAAAAGAACATAAAGATGCAATCAAAAAATATGGAATATTAAGCCTTCACAGAAAGAGCTTTCAACTAATTTAA
- a CDS encoding AAA family ATPase, with the protein MFLEKIGLLGFKSFVKMQELKLNSSLNFIVGPNGCGKSNLLDAIRFCIGEDNLSILRIKHITDLISVSKSKESNFAEVTLFFNNEDLSISDFRDKFYIRRRLYKDGTSEYFLNNDNLNLKNYMDLVNKLRFKNSPYMFINQGKIERISSSGNINLKSLIEEASGIDMLRVEEEQAYKSLEKSRENLTSLLILRDELNEKYEKIKNDFLIKDKYQKLKNDLEVLDKNLNLKKLFNLNFELTKLKNSLNIKDIDNILYLSSFSIESIKEKLEFYSLREKNVIKNIELIKKEIETLKSKLLTMEIKIQKLEHDKRGKLNLANIFMSNKSQIESVKVGINEELMNLNNSLQSKKKDFFILTDEINRYTRSFFELVDLVLSIVKESNIEEFEQLKKNILNLLKLFEDTLSIKYLKNIRENLLKYIAKEDKLLNLLREKIEPIFEQNVDLRKFLLTRNNSKTSLAKEITTIESLVSEKTLKLNEILGEIEYTELSRLKNEDEIKLIDSNLKFLFETRDELKERLNNLNLKLDELNLERSDINVNLDKFLSAAKGSELVGNKEINTLSVLDAFKNSSYYEYMKKQAEYDILLHSNLDIKDEIKDFNFINKDMEKFDLEDDLVQIASLRKEISMIEHDNYIFFNVEREYNEIKDKVEKINLQINDLNATKESLDKLRKRIKREINKKFNDAFDKISDHFIYFFSRIFKGSGSLFYDKDLDEIEIKINFKDKLVRGNKMLSGGEHSLISIAFLFALYYYSPASFCVLDEIDASLDFENSNKLSTLLNELGQKVQLLIITHNMYVAKGSKNLIGVTSDNGESVIFNI; encoded by the coding sequence TTGTTTTTAGAAAAAATAGGACTTTTAGGATTTAAGTCTTTTGTTAAAATGCAAGAATTAAAGTTAAATAGTAGTTTAAATTTTATAGTAGGTCCAAATGGTTGTGGAAAGAGTAATTTATTAGATGCAATTCGTTTTTGTATAGGTGAAGATAATTTAAGTATTTTGAGAATTAAACATATAACAGATTTAATTTCTGTATCAAAATCTAAGGAATCTAATTTTGCTGAGGTGACTCTTTTTTTTAACAATGAGGATCTCTCTATTAGTGATTTTAGAGATAAATTTTATATTAGAAGAAGACTTTATAAAGATGGTACAAGTGAATATTTTTTAAATAATGATAATTTGAATCTTAAAAATTATATGGATCTTGTTAATAAGCTAAGATTCAAGAATTCTCCTTATATGTTTATTAATCAGGGTAAGATTGAGAGAATATCTTCAAGTGGCAATATTAATTTAAAATCTCTAATAGAAGAGGCTAGTGGAATAGATATGCTTAGAGTTGAAGAAGAACAGGCATATAAGAGCTTAGAAAAATCTAGAGAAAATTTAACTTCTCTTTTGATTTTGAGAGATGAATTAAATGAAAAATATGAAAAAATTAAAAATGATTTTTTGATTAAAGACAAATACCAAAAATTAAAGAACGATCTAGAAGTATTGGATAAAAATTTAAACTTGAAGAAGCTTTTTAATCTTAACTTTGAATTAACTAAACTTAAAAATAGCTTGAATATTAAAGATATAGATAATATTTTGTATTTAAGTAGTTTTTCTATTGAGAGTATTAAGGAAAAATTAGAATTTTATTCTCTTAGAGAGAAAAATGTTATTAAAAATATTGAACTTATTAAAAAAGAAATTGAGACTTTAAAATCTAAGTTGCTTACAATGGAGATTAAAATTCAAAAATTAGAACATGACAAGAGGGGAAAATTAAATTTAGCAAATATTTTTATGAGCAATAAGTCACAGATTGAATCAGTAAAAGTAGGCATAAATGAAGAGCTTATGAATTTAAATAATTCCCTTCAAAGTAAAAAGAAAGATTTTTTCATACTGACTGATGAGATAAATAGGTATACAAGGAGTTTTTTTGAACTTGTTGATTTAGTATTGTCGATTGTCAAAGAAAGCAATATAGAAGAGTTTGAGCAACTTAAAAAAAACATTTTAAATTTGTTAAAATTATTTGAAGATACATTAAGCATAAAATATCTTAAAAATATTAGAGAAAATTTACTTAAATATATAGCCAAGGAAGATAAACTTTTAAATTTATTAAGAGAGAAAATTGAACCTATTTTTGAACAAAATGTTGATTTAAGAAAATTTTTGCTTACGAGAAATAATTCTAAAACTAGCCTTGCAAAGGAAATCACTACTATTGAGAGTTTAGTGTCTGAGAAGACATTGAAATTAAATGAGATATTGGGTGAAATTGAATATACAGAGCTTTCTAGGCTTAAAAATGAAGATGAAATTAAATTAATTGATAGTAATTTAAAGTTTTTATTTGAAACTAGAGATGAACTTAAGGAGCGCCTTAATAATTTAAATTTAAAACTGGATGAATTAAACTTGGAACGAAGTGACATTAATGTTAATTTAGACAAGTTCTTAAGTGCTGCTAAAGGTAGTGAATTGGTTGGAAATAAAGAGATCAATACTTTGAGTGTATTAGATGCTTTTAAAAATTCATCTTATTATGAATATATGAAAAAGCAAGCAGAATATGATATTTTATTGCATTCTAATTTGGATATTAAGGATGAGATAAAAGATTTTAATTTTATTAATAAGGATATGGAAAAATTTGATCTTGAAGATGATTTAGTGCAGATAGCTTCTTTACGGAAAGAAATTAGTATGATTGAACATGATAATTATATTTTTTTTAATGTTGAAAGGGAATATAATGAGATAAAGGATAAGGTTGAAAAAATAAATTTACAAATAAACGATTTAAATGCTACTAAAGAATCTTTAGATAAACTTAGAAAAAGAATTAAGAGGGAAATTAATAAAAAATTTAATGATGCTTTTGATAAAATTAGTGATCATTTTATTTATTTTTTTAGTCGAATATTTAAGGGTAGTGGAAGTTTATTTTATGATAAAGATTTAGATGAGATAGAAATTAAAATAAATTTTAAGGATAAATTAGTCAGAGGCAATAAAATGCTTTCTGGGGGAGAGCATTCTTTAATTAGCATAGCATTTTTGTTTGCTTTGTATTATTATTCTCCTGCTTCATTTTGTGTACTTGATGAAATAGATGCTTCTCTTGATTTTGAAAATAGTAATAAACTCTCAACACTTTTAAATGAACTTGGTCAAAAAGTTCAATTATTGATAATAACTCATAATATGTATGTTGCTAAGGGAAGTAAGAATTTGATAGGTGTTACTAGTGATAATGGAGAAAGTGTAATATTTAATATATAA
- the phoU gene encoding phosphate signaling complex protein PhoU: protein MIRRKLTKQLEIIKDYLWDMKECVLKMIENSLIALESRDKNLAKKIINEDEKMIDDYQYDIEDLCGRIIATEHPVATELREILAIIKIISSLERIADHSTKIVKVVLLLESNVGDFSSVDIYQKPLREMADTAKDMLANIFDAYFDGDFIKILKIVKYDNIIDKLFSKQKTLVIDAMKNNPENLDYLLNILFLNSFLERVGDHVATIGELLYFVKVGEKVNLT from the coding sequence ATGATTAGGCGTAAACTTACTAAGCAACTTGAAATTATCAAAGACTATCTTTGGGATATGAAAGAGTGTGTTCTTAAGATGATAGAAAATTCATTAATAGCTTTAGAGTCTAGAGATAAAAATTTGGCTAAAAAGATTATTAATGAGGATGAAAAAATGATAGATGATTATCAATATGATATTGAAGATTTATGTGGACGCATAATTGCTACTGAACATCCTGTTGCTACTGAGCTTAGAGAAATTTTGGCAATTATTAAAATCATTAGCTCTCTTGAACGTATTGCAGATCATTCTACTAAAATTGTAAAAGTAGTACTTCTTTTAGAATCTAATGTAGGAGATTTTTCTTCTGTTGATATTTATCAAAAACCTTTAAGAGAAATGGCAGATACAGCAAAAGATATGCTTGCAAATATTTTTGATGCTTATTTTGATGGAGATTTTATTAAAATACTTAAGATAGTAAAGTATGATAATATTATAGATAAATTGTTTTCAAAACAAAAGACTCTTGTAATTGATGCAATGAAAAATAATCCAGAAAATTTGGATTATCTTTTAAATATATTATTTTTAAATAGTTTTTTAGAAAGAGTTGGGGATCATGTTGCAACAATAGGAGAACTACTTTACTTTGTTAAAGTAGGAGAGAAAGTAAATCTTACTTAA